The Flavobacterium faecale genome has a segment encoding these proteins:
- a CDS encoding class I SAM-dependent methyltransferase, whose product MKDLFGKAILDYQTNNFTEDLITSTSISDEDEMSIEYLFRKYEDMPLLEQKAMQLATGKILDIGCGAGSHSLYLQENNNAQIISIDISSNAIEACQLRGIKNAKVQDFMLIENEKYDTILLLMNGTGVCGKLEKLPAFLLKLKSLLQTGGKILIDSSDIIYMFDEDEDGGKWISSDNEYYGELTFQISYKGVKEVPLDWLYLDYNTLQNAAFANGLKCELIMEGEHYDYLAKLSL is encoded by the coding sequence ATGAAAGACCTTTTTGGTAAAGCAATACTAGATTATCAAACCAACAATTTTACTGAAGACTTGATTACATCCACCTCGATCTCAGACGAAGACGAGATGAGCATTGAATACCTTTTTCGAAAATATGAGGATATGCCTTTACTGGAACAAAAAGCTATGCAGCTTGCAACTGGTAAAATTCTCGATATTGGATGTGGCGCCGGAAGCCATAGTTTATATTTGCAAGAAAACAATAATGCACAGATAATCTCGATCGACATTTCTTCGAATGCAATAGAAGCTTGTCAGCTTAGAGGAATAAAAAATGCTAAGGTGCAGGACTTTATGTTGATCGAAAATGAAAAATACGACACCATACTCTTGCTCATGAATGGTACAGGAGTATGCGGCAAACTTGAAAAATTACCTGCATTTTTACTAAAATTAAAATCACTACTTCAAACTGGAGGAAAGATCCTAATTGACAGCTCCGACATCATTTATATGTTTGATGAAGATGAAGATGGCGGAAAATGGATTTCATCGGACAATGAATATTATGGCGAATTGACTTTTCAAATCTCCTACAAAGGGGTAAAGGAAGTACCACTCGACTGGTTGTACCTAGATTATAACACCTTGCAAAATGCGGCCTTTGCGAATGGATTAAAATGTGAACTTATTATGGAGGGAGAACATTATGACTATTTGGCTAAGCTTAGCTTATAA
- a CDS encoding 7-carboxy-7-deazaguanine synthase QueE, with translation MLSKEVQLEVNRGGMLPLMEEFYTIQGEGYHTGTAAYFIRIGGCDVGCHWCDVKESWNAELHPPTAVDTIVENASKYSETVVVTGGEPLSWDMSLLTQKLKENNRKTHIETSGAYPLSGTWDWICLSPKKNKLPTETVYAAAHELKVIIHNKHDFIFAEEQAQLVNNNAILFLQPEWSKKEEMTELIVDYVMKNPQWRVSLQTHKYLNIP, from the coding sequence ATGTTATCAAAAGAAGTACAGTTAGAGGTTAATAGAGGCGGAATGCTTCCGTTGATGGAAGAGTTTTATACAATACAAGGAGAAGGGTATCATACAGGTACCGCAGCTTATTTTATTAGAATTGGTGGTTGTGACGTAGGTTGTCATTGGTGTGATGTTAAGGAGAGCTGGAATGCTGAACTTCATCCGCCTACTGCAGTTGATACGATTGTCGAGAATGCCAGCAAATATTCTGAGACCGTTGTTGTCACAGGTGGTGAACCATTGTCATGGGATATGAGTTTACTAACGCAAAAGTTAAAAGAAAATAATCGCAAAACGCATATCGAAACATCAGGTGCTTATCCATTGTCAGGAACATGGGACTGGATTTGTCTATCTCCAAAGAAAAATAAGTTACCAACTGAAACAGTATACGCAGCGGCACACGAGCTTAAAGTAATTATTCATAATAAACATGATTTTATTTTTGCCGAGGAGCAAGCACAGTTAGTAAACAACAATGCTATTTTATTTCTACAACCAGAGTGGAGTAAAAAAGAAGAGATGACTGAGTTAATTGTTGATTACGTAATGAAAAATCCACAATGGAGAGTTTCCTTGCAGACACATAAATATTTGAATATACCATAA
- a CDS encoding PstS family phosphate ABC transporter substrate-binding protein, with amino-acid sequence MKLSLRFSILFVVLLTSLFFCCKKASSSDESILKGGTTIIVDETLRPILEDQIAVFESDYKAKIVLNSKSEKEASNALIKDTTRIIVLARELNDAEINYFKKVKIKPKTTKIGTDAIAFIANKKDNDTLIDMKDVVSFMKGSTTTKIKGLVFDNPNSSTVRYMNTLAGLENSPEKGIFSFKTNEEVVKFVAENEGMIGVVGLNWLYQPTPNIRKYLANIDVLSVQGIDKNGFFAPTQNNIAEGTYPLARDLFIINCQGFNGLGMGFASFVAGDVGQRIILKSGLLPVRVPGRKLLIK; translated from the coding sequence ATGAAGTTATCGTTAAGGTTTTCTATACTATTTGTGGTTTTGCTTACTAGTTTGTTTTTTTGCTGCAAAAAAGCATCTAGCAGTGATGAATCCATTTTAAAGGGTGGTACAACAATCATTGTAGATGAGACATTACGACCAATTTTAGAAGACCAGATTGCAGTTTTTGAAAGTGACTATAAAGCGAAGATTGTATTAAACTCTAAGTCAGAAAAAGAAGCATCTAATGCTTTAATTAAGGACACGACAAGGATTATTGTTTTAGCTAGGGAGTTAAATGATGCTGAAATCAATTATTTCAAAAAAGTAAAAATCAAACCAAAGACAACAAAAATTGGTACAGATGCAATTGCATTTATTGCTAATAAAAAAGATAACGATACTTTAATTGATATGAAGGATGTTGTTAGCTTCATGAAAGGAAGTACCACAACCAAAATAAAAGGATTGGTTTTTGATAATCCAAATTCGAGTACTGTACGGTACATGAATACTTTGGCAGGTTTGGAAAATAGTCCAGAAAAGGGTATCTTCTCCTTTAAAACAAATGAAGAAGTGGTTAAGTTTGTTGCTGAAAATGAAGGCATGATTGGAGTAGTTGGATTGAATTGGTTATATCAACCCACTCCAAATATTAGAAAGTACCTTGCTAACATTGATGTATTGAGCGTTCAAGGAATAGATAAAAATGGTTTTTTTGCACCTACACAAAATAATATTGCTGAAGGTACTTATCCTTTGGCACGCGATTTGTTTATAATAAATTGTCAAGGTTTTAACGGACTTGGGATGGGTTTCGCGTCTTTTGTTGCTGGAGATGTTGGCCAAAGAATTATATTAAAATCGGGTTTGCTACCTGTTAGGGTTCCTGGTAGGAAATTATTAATCAAGTAA
- a CDS encoding ABC transporter permease yields MNLEYFIAKRLVTAKNNKSSISAPIINIAISAIAIGMVMMIVSVATGIGLQQKIRQKVAAFNGHVSISNYDSNESNTTISLVSLKQDFYPNFKSVPDVKHIQAVASKAGIIRTETAFEGIVYKGVGVDYDWQYLKEYLVSGRLPVVNSSLNEEVLISQFLAKRLNFKVGESFNTFFMKEGQNKMPNSRRFKIVGIFNSGFQEFDATFIIGDLRHLQRINKWSKDQVGGFEIFIKDFDKIDQTGQEIYKHIGSTLNAKTIIEKYSYIFEWLKLFDFNIIVILVVMILVATINMVVALLVLILERTQMIGILKALGAGNWSVRKIFLYNATYLIFRGLFWGNLIGIAILLIQQYFGVVKLNPENYYVNEAPVYISITYIFALNLLTIGVCFVVLLIPSYIITKISPVKAIKFD; encoded by the coding sequence TTGAATCTAGAGTATTTTATAGCCAAAAGGTTAGTCACCGCAAAAAATAACAAAAGTAGTATCTCGGCGCCCATAATCAATATTGCTATTTCGGCGATTGCTATCGGTATGGTAATGATGATTGTTTCTGTAGCAACGGGAATTGGGTTACAGCAAAAAATTCGTCAAAAAGTTGCGGCTTTTAATGGTCATGTATCAATCTCAAATTATGACAGTAACGAATCTAATACTACCATAAGCCTTGTATCGCTCAAACAAGATTTCTATCCCAACTTTAAATCGGTGCCAGATGTCAAACACATACAAGCTGTAGCTAGCAAAGCCGGAATTATTAGAACAGAAACAGCTTTCGAAGGAATTGTCTATAAAGGTGTTGGTGTCGATTATGATTGGCAATATTTAAAAGAGTATCTCGTATCAGGAAGGCTACCGGTTGTAAATAGTAGCTTGAATGAAGAAGTCTTAATTTCTCAATTTTTGGCAAAACGTCTCAATTTTAAAGTCGGGGAGTCTTTTAATACCTTTTTCATGAAAGAAGGTCAGAATAAAATGCCAAACAGTCGTCGGTTCAAAATCGTCGGAATATTTAATTCCGGTTTCCAAGAGTTCGATGCGACCTTTATTATTGGAGACCTTCGTCATTTGCAACGAATCAACAAATGGTCAAAAGACCAGGTGGGAGGTTTTGAGATTTTTATCAAAGATTTTGATAAGATAGATCAAACAGGACAAGAAATATACAAACACATCGGATCAACACTCAATGCAAAGACAATAATCGAAAAGTACAGCTATATATTCGAATGGCTCAAGCTATTTGACTTCAATATCATTGTTATTTTAGTTGTTATGATACTTGTAGCAACTATCAATATGGTAGTAGCATTGCTAGTGCTTATTTTAGAGAGAACACAAATGATCGGAATCCTTAAGGCATTGGGAGCAGGTAATTGGTCTGTTAGAAAAATTTTTCTCTACAATGCGACCTATCTTATTTTCCGTGGACTATTTTGGGGTAATCTAATAGGAATAGCCATTCTACTTATTCAGCAATATTTTGGAGTGGTAAAACTCAATCCAGAAAATTACTATGTAAACGAAGCACCTGTCTACATTAGTATAACCTATATATTTGCATTAAATTTATTAACCATCGGGGTCTGTTTTGTCGTTTTATTAATTCCTTCCTACATCATAACCAAAATTTCACCTGTCAAAGCTATAAAGTTTGATTAA
- a CDS encoding YkgJ family cysteine cluster protein has translation MKPQLNELEKLAKDKHIENKKYFDKLKKKTPKNLDYIMQDIHDAEFKRTDCLDCANCCKTTGPLFTLADIERISKALRQKPQQFIQQYLRVDEDQDYVLNSVPCTFLGSDNACMIYDVRPKACREFPHTDRKKFHQITDLTLKNIPICPAAYNVVEEMKKKLPL, from the coding sequence TTGAAGCCACAATTAAACGAACTAGAAAAGCTTGCCAAAGATAAGCATATCGAGAATAAGAAATATTTCGATAAGCTAAAAAAGAAAACACCCAAAAATTTGGATTACATCATGCAAGACATTCACGATGCCGAATTTAAAAGGACGGATTGCTTAGATTGTGCAAATTGCTGCAAAACAACTGGTCCATTATTTACCTTGGCCGATATTGAACGTATTTCAAAAGCCTTAAGGCAAAAACCACAACAATTTATTCAGCAATATCTACGTGTTGACGAAGATCAAGATTATGTGTTAAATTCTGTTCCATGTACCTTTTTAGGGAGTGACAACGCTTGCATGATTTACGACGTTCGACCAAAGGCATGTAGAGAATTTCCACATACAGACAGGAAAAAATTTCATCAAATTACAGATTTAACGTTGAAGAACATTCCGATTTGTCCCGCAGCATACAATGTTGTCGAAGAAATGAAAAAGAAATTGCCCTTGTAA